One stretch of Pomacea canaliculata isolate SZHN2017 linkage group LG11, ASM307304v1, whole genome shotgun sequence DNA includes these proteins:
- the LOC112574714 gene encoding coadhesin-like — MKLLALLVFSACLAGGCCSTVTCSYHCTTSYKYTVKCGLWNWSTCTRYGTMTRTCYRTGVNGGWSSWAYSSTGSCSRSCGGGTRQRNLVRHCNNPYPVLCGTYCPGSSSGYNTESCNTGCCPVSGGWSSWQVYTTGSCSRTCGGGKQTVTLQRWCNSPSPSCNGASCYGSSTTTEQRSCNGQSCPVNGSFSSWSLQTEGSCSLTCGGGTKTLTYRRLCNSPAPQYGGTNCTGNYFKNETLVCNIQPCPIDGSWSSWQWLDNGTCSVMCGEGLMEVTYTRECDSPAPQYNGSNCLGNNTKTEIVICDYQSCPVDGSWSSWQWLDNGTCSVTCGEGLMEVTYTRECDSPAPQYNGSNCLGDNTKTETVICDYQSCPVSDNSSSWYLLDNGTCSVTCGGGEMTVTYRQDCDSAISQGDAGNCTENSTKSETTDCNTQPCPVDGSWSSWQWLDNGTCSVTCGEGLMEVTYTRECDSPSPQYNGSNCLGDNTKTEIVICDSQSCPVTVPDYTMAEGSAEGYKPRTQTAVSSTQPSPDYSSAFNTNIPQKVCHQITGWSLPLSLLWMLVLTTCGPQGGHLCEPRLLCLLSTSTVYIYCVCCLHLLSTSTVSAVYIYCLHLLCLLSTSTMSAVYIYYVCCLHLLCLLSVYSSRLSIAVVRTQASEYKSE, encoded by the exons ATGAAGTTGCTGGCGCTGTTGGTTTTCTCAGCTTGTCTGGCCGGCGGCTGCTGTTCCACAGTCAC ATGTTCTTACCACTGCACGACTTCCTATAAATACACAGTCAAGTGTGGACTGTGGAACTGGAGCACATGCACACGATACGG GACAATGACCCGCACATGCTACAGGACTGGAG TAAATGGGGGCTGGTCGAGCTGGGCATATTCTAGCACCGGAAGTTGCTCCAGAAGCTGTGGGGGTGGGACGAGACAGAGGAACTTAGTCCGTCACTGTAACAACCCCTACCCTGTCCTCTGTGGCACGTACTGTCCTGGGAGCAGCAGTGGGTACAACACCGAGTCTTGCAACACCGGGTGTTGTCCAG TATCTGGGGGCTGGTCCAGCTGGCAAGTCTACACAACCGGAAGTTGTTCACGGACATGCGGGGGAGGGAAACAGACCGTGACGTTACAGCGTTGGTGCAACAGTCCCTCCCCGTCATGCAATGGAGCGAGTTGCTAtggcagcagcaccaccacagAGCAGAGGTCATGCAACGGACAGAGTTGTCCTG TCAATGGCAGTTTTTCTAGCTGGTCCCTTCAGACTGAAGGAAGCTGTTCACTCACGTGTGGTGGAGGAACAAAGACCTTGACCTACAGGCGTTTGTGCAACAGCCCTGCTCCTCAATATGGCGGAACGAACTGCACTGGCAACTATTTCAAAAACGAAACATTAGTTTGCAACATTCAACCTTGTCCTA TCGATGGAAGCTGGTCCTCCTGGCAGTGGCTGGACAACGGAACCTGCTCGGTGATGTGTGGAGAAGGGTTGATGGAGGTGACGTACACACGTGAGTGTGACAGCCCCGCCCCACAGTACAATGGAAGTAACTGTCTGGGAAACAACACTAAGACTGAAATTGTTATCTGCGACTATCAGTCTTGTCCAG tCGATGGAAGCTGGTCCTCCTGGCAGTGGCTGGACAACGGAACCTGTTCGGTGACGTGTGGAGAAGGGTTGATGGAGGTGACGTACACACGTGAGTGTGACAGCCCCGCCCCACAGTACAATGGAAGTAACTGTCTGGGAGACAACACTAAGACTGAAACTGTCATCTGCGACTATCAGTCTTGTCCAG TGTCTGACAACTCGTCCTCCTGGTATTTGCTCGACAACGGAACTTGCTCGGTGACGTGCGGAGGCGGGGAGATGACGGTGACGTACAGACAGGACTGTGACAGCGCCATCTCTCAGGGTGACGCAGGAAACTGCACAGAAAACAGCACCAAAAGTGAAACCACAGACTGCAACACACAGCCTTGCCCAG tcGATGGAAGCTGGTCCTCCTGGCAGTGGCTGGACAACGGAACCTGCTCGGTGACGTGTGGAGAAGGGTTGATGGAGGTGACGTACACACGTGAGTGTGACAGCCCCTCCCCACAGTACAACGGGAGTAACTGTCTGGGAGACAACACTAAGACTGAAATTGTTATCTGCGACTCTCAGTCTTGTCCAG TTACAGTTCCGGACTACACTATGGCGGAGGGATCTGCGGAAGGATACAAGCCCCGGACACAAACTGCAGTCAGCAGCACGCAGCCTTCTCCGG ACTACAGCTCCGCCTTCAACACCAACATTCCCCAGAAAGTCTGTCATCAGATCACCGGCTGGTCCCTCCCactcagtctgctctggatgcTGGTGCTCACCACTTGCGGCCCACAAGGCGGTCATCTGTGCGAG CCTCG TCTACTGTGTCTGCTGTCTACATCTACTGTCTACATCTACTGTGTCTGCTGTCTACATCTACTGTCTACATCTACTGTGTCTGCTGTCTACATCTACTGTCTACATCTACTGTGTCTGCTGTCTACATCTACTATGTCTGCTGTCTACATCTACTATGTCTGCTGTCTACATCTACTATGTCTACTGTCTGTCTACTCGTCTCGCCTGTCTATTGCAGTTGTCAGGACTCAGGCATCTGAATACAAGAGCGAGTAG